The following are encoded together in the Gouania willdenowi chromosome 14, fGouWil2.1, whole genome shotgun sequence genome:
- the LOC114475546 gene encoding interferon regulatory factor 1-like has translation MPVSRMKMRPWLEQMIESNSIKGLNWVDKEKTMFVIPWKHAARHGWELDTDACLFKKWAIHTGKYVEGKTSDPKTWKANFRCAMNSLPDIVEVKDKSVNKGHQAVRVFRMLPQTQKCRDKRSKARETKTRKKSLSVKMDEDMEYSDTQSPVTPSLPDGPMFTQENTIDSTVKTEQDFPLVPPSEVPDWSSSVEIEPDNFTNTFFHRFEVSPDHSPGYDYEDIIELCRELEMNSPWIVESSDSRVFLNNEACTSPGSQWSEASSLADELDEPLQYTTLSSDFTHPTDDLSSYCSIFSNL, from the exons ATGCCAGTGTCCAGGATGAAAATGAGGCCATGGCTGGAGCAGATGATCGAGTCCAACTCGATCAAAGGCTTGAATTGGGTTGATAAG gagaaAACAATGTTTGTGATTCCATGGAAGCATGCGGCACGACACGGCTGGGAGCTCGACACGGATGCCTGTTTGTTCAAAAAGTGGGCCATTCACACCG GGAAATATGTTGAGGGCAAAACAAGTGACCCAAAAACATGGAAAGCCAACTTTCGCTGTGCAATGAACTCCCTGCCCGACATCGTGGAGGTGAAAGACAAAAGCGTCAACAAAGGCCACCAAGCTGTACGTGTCTTCAGGATGCTGCCGCAGACGCAGAAATGTCGAG ACAAAAGGAGCAAAGCAAGAGAGACAAAGACAAGGAAGAAG AGCTTAAGTGTCAAGATGGATGAAGACATGGAATACAGCGACACACAGTCTCCTGTCACCCCGTCACTGCCTGATGGACCCATGTTCACTCAGGAAAACACAATTGACAGCACCGTGAAGACAGAGCAAG ACTTCCCACTCGTGCCCCCATCTGAAGTACCTGACTGGTCTTCATCAGTCGAGATCGAGCCCGACAATTTTACAAACACTTTCTTCCACAGATTTGAAGTTTCGCCTGATCATTCACCTG GTTACGACTATGAAGACATCATTGAG CTTTGCCGGGAATTGGAGATGAACTCTCCCTGGATTGTGGAAAGTTCAGACAGCAGGGTGTTCCTGAACAATGAAGCATGCACCAGTCCTGGGAGCCAATGGAGCGAAGCATCCTCTTTAG CCGACGAGCTAGATGAACCTCTCCAGTATACGACGCTGAGCTCAGACTTTACACACCCCACAGACGACCTCTCAAGTTATTGTTCAATCTTCTCCAATCTCTGA